From one Bacteroides eggerthii genomic stretch:
- a CDS encoding SusC/RagA family TonB-linked outer membrane protein → MNEDRIKRGLANSKFLTAVAISALFLSSGNAMAAQTNTDSSLEVTEQLQVQTVSGLVVDASGDPVIGASVVEIGTTNGIITDMDGKFTLNVKPGATLRISFVGYQTQETKASKTMKVVLKEDSEMLSEVVVVGYGVQKKANLTGAVSTVDLSKTMEGRPQQDVAKALQGAVPGLSILNNTGDINSAASMRIRGLGTLSNKEVSNPLIIVDGVPMDDISFLNTQDIESISVLKDAASTSIYGARAAFGVILINTKGAKPKDKITINYSNNFAWDQSTYIPDYPDVPTQLRAGIEAKMNAGEGMPELFGMYFDQMLPYAEAWQRQHGGKSGYREMQPFQSMDNVGDYLLFENGKGLLYADWDVQGIFYNNAAPSQSHNVSIQGTSGKTHYYLSFGYDDKQGIMKIHPDELKKYNASVNLTTNVFDWLQVGARFNYTRKSYQRPDTWQNTYQYLWRWGSFFGPYGTVDGYDFKTIAQQKQAADRKENTDLTRMNTFLKADIIKGLTLNADFTYTIQNMNSGSADYSVFGMNNWGTFDTPSYIVGKSSTGIWRDASRQNNWTLNVYANYTKTFAKKHNVNVMVGANAEETDYIYLYGERSGLFDQNYPELNLANQDGQGLDWKHNDRASAGYFGRINYDYKGIYLLELNGRYDGSSRFPSNDRWAFFPSASIGYRLSEEAYFQPLKSIINNAKLRASFGEIGNEAVGDYRFVELIGQRLNNSSTGYVNWADGNGANANRLTMYNMPDLVSSTLSWERIRTTNLGMDLAFLNNDLNVSFDWFQRETRDMLAPSEVLPNTLGADAPYANAGNLRTRGWELNLNWRHQFNEWTVYANFNISDSKTKVTKWTNDSKMLNTYYSGKTYGDIWGFETERYFEESDFTGQNEDGSWNYKQGIADQSGLEGDNFHYGPGDIKFKDLNGDKKIDGGKGTADDHGDLKVIGNSMPRYEYSFHIGGAWKGIDLDLFFQGVGKRDEWTISSFNFPMMRNADLAIYANQTSYNKVLYNNDWTQVTGYDIRQSNAYPRLYPGNEAGGTISGIANGCHNYYPQSRYLTDMSYLRLKNVTLGYTFPKEWTRKAFIEKARIYFSGSNLFLLHKGSGDLPVDPEINANPSSNSDGSYGTWGRVAPITRTFSFGIQVTL, encoded by the coding sequence ATGAATGAAGATCGCATAAAACGAGGATTGGCAAATAGCAAATTCCTCACAGCAGTAGCAATCAGCGCACTGTTTTTAAGCAGTGGTAATGCGATGGCTGCTCAAACGAACACCGACAGTTCTTTAGAAGTAACAGAACAACTTCAGGTCCAAACTGTCAGTGGCTTAGTTGTAGACGCAAGCGGTGATCCCGTCATCGGAGCCAGCGTAGTAGAAATAGGAACGACCAACGGTATTATCACCGACATGGACGGTAAATTTACATTGAACGTAAAACCGGGAGCAACTTTAAGGATTTCATTTGTTGGATACCAGACACAAGAGACAAAGGCTTCCAAAACAATGAAAGTCGTTCTGAAAGAAGATAGTGAAATGCTTTCTGAAGTAGTAGTAGTGGGATATGGCGTACAGAAGAAAGCTAACCTGACAGGTGCTGTCTCTACGGTTGATTTATCCAAAACAATGGAAGGTCGTCCACAGCAGGATGTGGCAAAAGCTTTGCAAGGTGCCGTACCAGGGCTTTCCATTCTGAACAACACCGGCGATATCAACAGTGCTGCTTCTATGCGTATTCGCGGATTGGGAACACTGAGCAACAAAGAAGTCAGCAATCCGCTAATTATAGTAGATGGAGTACCAATGGATGATATTTCTTTCTTAAACACTCAAGATATAGAAAGCATCTCTGTTCTGAAAGATGCCGCCTCTACTTCCATATATGGTGCACGTGCCGCCTTTGGTGTAATCTTGATTAATACAAAAGGGGCAAAGCCAAAAGACAAGATTACAATTAATTATAGCAATAACTTTGCATGGGACCAGTCAACCTATATTCCTGACTACCCTGATGTACCCACTCAACTCCGCGCAGGAATTGAAGCCAAAATGAATGCCGGCGAAGGAATGCCCGAACTCTTTGGTATGTACTTTGACCAAATGTTGCCTTACGCTGAAGCTTGGCAAAGACAACATGGCGGCAAAAGCGGTTATCGTGAAATGCAACCTTTCCAAAGCATGGATAATGTAGGCGATTATCTGTTGTTTGAGAATGGCAAGGGATTGCTATATGCAGACTGGGATGTCCAAGGAATCTTTTACAACAATGCTGCTCCCTCACAAAGCCACAACGTATCAATTCAAGGCACCAGCGGCAAGACCCATTATTATCTCTCCTTCGGTTATGACGATAAACAGGGAATTATGAAGATTCACCCAGACGAATTAAAGAAATACAACGCTTCGGTCAACTTGACCACCAATGTATTCGACTGGCTACAAGTGGGAGCACGCTTCAACTATACACGCAAGAGTTACCAACGTCCCGACACATGGCAGAATACTTACCAATATCTGTGGCGTTGGGGTAGCTTCTTCGGACCTTACGGTACAGTAGATGGCTATGATTTCAAGACTATCGCACAGCAGAAACAAGCTGCCGACCGTAAAGAGAATACAGACCTTACCCGCATGAACACGTTCTTGAAAGCCGATATCATCAAAGGATTAACGCTGAATGCAGATTTCACATACACCATTCAAAATATGAATAGCGGCTCTGCCGACTACTCTGTTTTCGGTATGAACAACTGGGGCACATTTGACACTCCTTCCTACATTGTCGGCAAAAGCAGTACCGGCATTTGGCGTGACGCTTCCCGCCAAAATAACTGGACGCTGAATGTTTATGCCAATTACACAAAGACATTTGCAAAAAAACACAATGTAAATGTCATGGTAGGAGCTAATGCTGAAGAAACCGACTACATCTATCTATATGGGGAGCGCAGTGGACTCTTCGACCAGAATTATCCGGAACTGAATCTGGCAAACCAAGACGGGCAAGGTTTGGATTGGAAGCATAATGACCGCGCATCCGCCGGTTACTTCGGACGTATCAATTACGATTACAAGGGTATTTACTTACTGGAACTGAATGGTCGCTACGACGGCTCATCCCGTTTCCCCAGCAATGACCGTTGGGCATTCTTCCCTTCTGCATCTATCGGTTACCGCCTATCCGAGGAAGCCTACTTCCAACCTTTAAAGAGCATTATCAACAATGCCAAATTACGCGCTTCTTTTGGAGAAATCGGTAATGAAGCCGTAGGAGACTACCGATTTGTTGAACTAATCGGACAACGCTTGAACAACTCGTCTACCGGTTATGTAAATTGGGCGGATGGAAACGGTGCCAACGCCAACCGTCTCACAATGTATAATATGCCGGACTTAGTATCCAGCACATTAAGTTGGGAACGCATCCGTACCACAAATCTCGGTATGGATTTGGCTTTCCTGAACAACGACCTAAATGTCAGCTTCGACTGGTTCCAACGCGAAACACGCGACATGTTGGCCCCTTCGGAAGTATTACCCAATACATTGGGTGCTGACGCCCCCTATGCCAATGCCGGTAATCTGCGTACGCGCGGTTGGGAATTGAATCTGAACTGGCGGCATCAATTCAATGAATGGACTGTCTATGCAAACTTCAATATAAGCGATTCCAAAACCAAAGTCACCAAGTGGACTAATGACAGTAAAATGTTGAACACTTATTATAGCGGCAAAACCTATGGAGATATTTGGGGTTTTGAAACCGAACGTTATTTTGAAGAATCCGACTTCACAGGACAAAATGAAGATGGTTCCTGGAATTACAAACAGGGTATAGCAGACCAATCCGGTCTGGAAGGCGACAACTTCCATTACGGACCGGGCGATATCAAGTTTAAAGATCTGAACGGCGATAAAAAAATAGATGGAGGCAAAGGCACAGCTGACGATCATGGAGATTTGAAAGTCATTGGCAACTCTATGCCCCGCTACGAGTATAGTTTCCATATCGGTGGCGCCTGGAAAGGCATCGACCTTGATTTATTCTTCCAAGGAGTAGGCAAACGCGATGAATGGACTATTTCATCCTTCAACTTCCCAATGATGCGTAATGCCGACTTGGCCATCTATGCCAATCAGACCAGCTACAATAAAGTACTCTACAACAATGACTGGACTCAGGTTACGGGCTATGATATCCGGCAGAGTAATGCTTATCCACGTCTCTATCCGGGAAATGAAGCCGGAGGTACAATATCCGGCATTGCCAATGGTTGCCACAACTATTATCCGCAAAGCCGTTATTTAACAGACATGTCATATCTCCGTCTGAAAAATGTAACTTTAGGTTATACATTCCCAAAAGAATGGACCCGTAAGGCTTTCATCGAGAAAGCACGTATTTACTTTAGCGGAAGCAACTTATTCTTGTTGCATAAAGGCAGCGGCGACTTACCGGTTGACCCGGAAATCAATGCGAATCCTTCCTCTAACAGCGATGGGAGCTACGGTACTTGGGGACGTGTCGCACCTATCACCCGCACTTTCTCATTCGGTATTCAAGTAACATTGTAA
- a CDS encoding SusC/RagA family TonB-linked outer membrane protein, whose product MNEDRRKRGFVHSNFLTAVAISTLFLGSGNAMAAQTDTDISLGVTEQLQMQTITGLVVDANGEPVIGASVVEKGTTNGGITNIDGKFTLNVKPGAVLKVSFVGYQTEEVKATRTMKIVLKEDSEMLSEVVVVGYGTQKKANLTGAVATVDVNKALDSRPIADVGRGLQGSVAGVNVTIPTGEIGSDPLIKIRGQVGSIKGGSSPLILLDNVEIPSIQMVNPDDIQSISILKDAASSSIYGAKAAFGVVLITTKKGAQGDKFEVSYSNNFSWQDPAKKIEIGGIEALQYTLDAQINRNEPMPAGGFWRINEESLEKAKEWQRLYGGKVNWNDPVVYGRDWYFDGSQKYGYRTYDGAKAMIKNWAPTMTHNLSVSGKSGKTTYNIGLGYLDQSGMSRTAKEDDFKRYNASVSVSSELNKYITVRASSIYSDRNKRYPGIGNTAADPWLYLYRWSPLMPMGVTEHGNPLKEPTYEMAASNTDNLQNKYYNINLGFTLNLTKNWDVKFDYTYDKQSTETNSSVTQYNAGEMWYSPTPWIENGSQVYVNELGERVDTGGMPAYRFPVGPYYNSSGPQTSQVATKNRSVDNNTINVYTTYNLQLGAEKQHAFKFMAGMNRVTNKWSSSKGTINDLIDLENPQFPFAVGDQFFEGDRNWESQLGFFGRLNYAFEDKYFLEANIRRDGSSKFPDHLKWKWFPSFSAGWVFTSEEFMKPIENILSFGKFRASWGSIGDQTVSNTLYKSVLEGGQSTWLGGNGNKLPLFGTPTLVDSDISWQQIETLDFGIDLRFFNNKFGVTFDWYRRDTKDMLVGGESLPVTLGTTAPVGNYGSLRTKGWELSADFNHRFSNGLGINAMASISDATTHITRGADYLTPWEDRKLGSEFSTGSRYGDIYGLVTDRLFQKEDFVYGEDGKIEKVTVVYNGTARETNKQSSKYPVYQVHYEDGNKIVFAPGDVKFVDLDGDGYITPGTGTNGDPGDVTVIGNTTPRYEYSFRLGADYKGIDFSIFFQGIGKRQIWGSGQLAIPGFNAKEGAMPKTFTTNYWTEENTDAFYPRAWDLGGNDTGFSMQKQSRYLLDMSYLRIKNITLGYSVPRNLLSKVYLTKARIYMSLENFFTFDNLDGLPIDPEAVSGYSMFRTDERYNLGRTGTGTPVFKSISCGIQLTF is encoded by the coding sequence ATGAATGAAGATCGCAGAAAGCGAGGATTTGTGCACAGCAATTTCCTCACAGCAGTAGCAATCAGCACCCTGTTTTTAGGCAGTGGCAATGCGATGGCTGCTCAAACGGATACCGACATCTCTTTAGGAGTGACAGAGCAATTGCAAATGCAAACTATAACCGGACTGGTGGTAGATGCAAATGGTGAACCTGTCATCGGAGCCAGTGTCGTAGAGAAGGGAACTACAAATGGCGGTATAACCAATATTGACGGCAAGTTTACGCTGAATGTGAAGCCGGGAGCCGTTTTGAAAGTTTCGTTCGTTGGTTATCAGACTGAGGAGGTAAAAGCCACGAGAACAATGAAAATTGTTTTGAAGGAGGACAGCGAGATGCTTTCCGAAGTTGTAGTCGTGGGTTACGGTACACAAAAGAAGGCCAATCTTACGGGAGCCGTAGCGACGGTCGATGTAAACAAGGCATTGGATAGCCGCCCTATTGCCGATGTGGGGCGCGGACTTCAAGGTTCGGTGGCAGGTGTCAATGTCACAATTCCTACGGGTGAAATCGGTTCGGACCCGTTGATAAAAATTCGTGGTCAAGTAGGTTCTATCAAAGGTGGTAGCAGTCCGCTTATTTTGTTGGACAATGTGGAGATTCCGAGTATTCAGATGGTGAATCCGGATGATATTCAATCCATTTCAATTTTGAAGGATGCGGCTTCCTCCTCTATTTACGGTGCGAAGGCAGCTTTCGGTGTAGTGTTGATTACTACGAAAAAGGGAGCGCAAGGAGATAAGTTCGAAGTGAGCTATTCCAATAACTTCTCTTGGCAGGACCCCGCCAAGAAAATTGAAATCGGAGGCATAGAGGCACTGCAATATACGCTGGATGCGCAGATCAACAGAAATGAGCCTATGCCTGCCGGTGGTTTTTGGCGTATCAATGAAGAAAGTTTGGAGAAAGCTAAAGAATGGCAGCGGTTATATGGCGGGAAAGTAAATTGGAACGATCCTGTGGTATATGGGCGTGACTGGTATTTCGATGGATCGCAGAAATATGGATACCGAACCTATGACGGAGCTAAGGCAATGATTAAGAATTGGGCCCCGACCATGACGCATAATCTGTCTGTAAGTGGAAAGAGTGGAAAGACTACCTATAACATAGGTTTGGGCTATCTGGACCAGAGCGGCATGTCAAGAACGGCGAAGGAGGATGATTTCAAACGATATAATGCTTCGGTCAGCGTTTCTTCGGAACTCAACAAATACATTACGGTGAGAGCCAGCTCTATCTACTCCGACCGCAACAAACGCTATCCGGGCATCGGTAATACGGCTGCTGACCCTTGGTTGTATCTTTACCGTTGGAGCCCGTTGATGCCGATGGGGGTAACGGAGCATGGCAATCCGTTGAAAGAGCCTACCTATGAAATGGCGGCTTCCAATACTGATAATTTGCAGAATAAGTATTATAACATCAATTTAGGATTTACGCTGAATCTCACCAAGAACTGGGATGTCAAGTTCGACTATACGTATGACAAGCAGTCTACCGAAACCAATTCTTCGGTAACGCAATACAATGCCGGTGAGATGTGGTACTCGCCAACACCATGGATTGAAAACGGCAGCCAGGTATATGTCAACGAACTTGGAGAGAGAGTGGACACCGGCGGCATGCCCGCCTATCGTTTTCCGGTGGGGCCTTATTACAACAGTTCGGGTCCTCAGACAAGTCAGGTGGCAACCAAGAACAGATCGGTGGACAACAACACCATTAATGTTTATACTACCTACAACCTGCAACTCGGTGCAGAGAAGCAGCATGCTTTCAAGTTTATGGCAGGTATGAACAGGGTGACCAATAAATGGAGTTCATCAAAGGGCACCATAAACGATCTGATAGACTTGGAGAACCCGCAATTTCCGTTTGCCGTAGGCGACCAGTTCTTTGAAGGAGACCGTAACTGGGAATCTCAACTGGGCTTCTTCGGACGTCTCAACTATGCTTTTGAAGACAAATACTTCCTCGAAGCCAATATACGCAGGGATGGCTCATCCAAATTCCCCGATCATCTGAAATGGAAATGGTTCCCCTCTTTCTCCGCCGGTTGGGTATTTACCAGTGAGGAATTCATGAAACCCATTGAGAACATCCTGAGCTTCGGTAAGTTCAGGGCATCTTGGGGTAGCATCGGTGACCAGACGGTATCCAATACATTGTATAAGTCTGTATTGGAAGGAGGACAGTCTACTTGGCTGGGCGGTAACGGCAATAAACTGCCTTTGTTCGGAACTCCTACGCTGGTGGACAGTGACATTAGCTGGCAGCAGATCGAAACGCTGGACTTCGGTATTGACTTGCGGTTCTTTAACAATAAGTTTGGCGTGACTTTCGATTGGTACAGACGGGATACAAAAGACATGCTTGTGGGTGGTGAAAGCCTACCGGTGACACTGGGCACTACTGCTCCGGTGGGCAACTACGGTAGCTTGAGGACCAAAGGCTGGGAATTGTCGGCCGACTTCAACCATCGTTTCTCTAACGGATTGGGCATCAATGCTATGGCATCTATATCCGATGCAACTACCCACATAACCAGAGGCGCTGACTATCTGACGCCATGGGAAGACCGTAAGCTGGGTTCTGAATTCTCTACCGGAAGCCGATACGGCGATATTTACGGTTTGGTAACAGACAGGCTGTTCCAAAAAGAGGACTTCGTTTATGGAGAGGATGGAAAGATAGAGAAAGTGACCGTTGTCTATAATGGAACGGCTCGCGAAACGAACAAACAGTCTTCCAAGTATCCTGTATATCAGGTGCACTATGAAGACGGCAACAAGATTGTCTTTGCTCCCGGTGATGTTAAGTTCGTAGATTTGGATGGCGATGGCTACATCACTCCGGGTACGGGTACAAACGGTGATCCGGGCGATGTGACCGTTATCGGTAATACCACTCCCCGCTATGAATACAGTTTCCGTTTGGGTGCCGACTATAAAGGTATCGATTTCTCCATCTTCTTCCAGGGCATTGGCAAACGCCAGATCTGGGGTAGCGGACAATTGGCCATTCCGGGTTTCAATGCCAAAGAAGGGGCTATGCCCAAGACTTTTACCACCAACTATTGGACGGAAGAGAATACGGATGCTTTCTATCCCAGAGCTTGGGATTTGGGAGGCAACGATACCGGATTCAGCATGCAGAAGCAGTCACGCTATCTGCTTGACATGTCCTACTTAAGAATCAAGAACATTACGTTGGGATATTCCGTACCCAGAAATCTGTTGTCCAAAGTATACCTGACGAAAGCCAGAATCTATATGTCACTGGAGAATTTCTTCACATTTGATAATCTGGACGGACTGCCTATCGACCCGGAAGCTGTGTCGGGCTATTCCATGTTCAGAACTGATGAAAGATATAATCTTGGACGCACCGGTACGGGTACACCGGTATTTAAGAGCATATCATGCGGTATTCAACTAACCTTCTAA
- a CDS encoding RagB/SusD family nutrient uptake outer membrane protein has translation MKLKIYAVLTCIIFLFSNCNDVLDRPSLTSAEDAAYWTSESRVRLYANAFYSNFFVGYGVGYETTYAPNANYTFNDDAVIRSTQRNFNRSVPTSKGSTSLDIKWESEFTGPTWNFAWVRKANIMLARIDSEMTNILTEEQYNHWTGIGRFFRALEYARLVNVFGDVPYYDTEVLNTDKDALYKDRTPRNEVMDAVYDDFDFAMQNVRKSDGAQNVDRYVVAAFVSRWALFEASWQKYYYKDNERAKKFFEQAITAADIVMGSGKYAIDVDFRALFGSMKAPGKECILYRTYDAGQKVTHSIALNCNPQNSTDVGPNLDLIKSFICTDGKDYQTSGLDDADDFTLSNLIKTRDPRFEASFYEKPVPTAKSCYLFVTKFIPRSALDFLKIEGGTIAPEFSGSSNVTGYPVIRYAEVLLNWIEAKAELATLGGTAVIQDDIDVSINKIRERPIAPEAKKLGVTRTADMDLADLPDDPRRDPSVSKLLWEIRRERRMEFAFEFSRIIDLRRWGKLEYMDTEKNKDLLAGTWVNFAEEVSDELKDENKGKIRVMDKQGNFIVFDGKNKDKMKGFFYPAENLGRLKFLNVPNVNPYLSPIGTNQIADYQSRGYTLTQTEGWPTGLE, from the coding sequence ATGAAACTAAAAATATATGCAGTTTTAACCTGTATCATCTTCTTGTTCTCCAATTGCAATGATGTGCTCGACCGCCCTTCATTGACATCGGCCGAAGATGCTGCCTATTGGACCAGCGAGTCGAGAGTGCGCTTGTATGCCAACGCTTTCTATTCCAACTTCTTTGTGGGCTATGGAGTGGGTTATGAAACCACTTATGCTCCCAACGCCAATTATACCTTTAATGATGATGCGGTGATTAGATCCACCCAGAGGAACTTCAACCGTTCGGTTCCTACCAGCAAGGGAAGTACATCCTTGGACATTAAATGGGAGAGTGAGTTTACAGGCCCGACCTGGAATTTCGCTTGGGTCAGAAAAGCCAATATCATGCTTGCCCGTATCGACAGTGAGATGACGAATATATTGACCGAAGAACAGTATAACCATTGGACGGGTATCGGACGCTTCTTCAGGGCATTGGAATATGCGCGTCTTGTAAACGTGTTCGGTGATGTGCCCTATTATGACACAGAGGTGCTGAATACCGATAAAGATGCCCTGTACAAAGACCGTACTCCAAGAAACGAGGTAATGGATGCCGTTTATGATGATTTTGACTTTGCGATGCAGAACGTCCGTAAGAGCGACGGTGCGCAAAATGTAGACCGCTATGTGGTGGCCGCTTTCGTTTCGCGTTGGGCATTGTTCGAAGCAAGCTGGCAGAAGTATTACTATAAGGACAATGAACGTGCCAAGAAGTTCTTTGAGCAGGCCATTACGGCAGCGGATATTGTAATGGGCAGCGGCAAATACGCCATCGACGTGGATTTCCGTGCGCTGTTCGGTTCGATGAAGGCCCCCGGAAAAGAATGTATCTTATATCGTACTTATGATGCCGGCCAGAAGGTGACGCACTCCATTGCATTGAATTGCAATCCGCAGAACTCCACCGATGTAGGTCCGAACCTTGATTTGATAAAGTCGTTCATCTGTACGGACGGCAAAGATTATCAGACTTCCGGACTGGATGATGCCGATGACTTTACGTTGAGCAACCTCATCAAGACAAGAGACCCGCGCTTTGAAGCGAGTTTCTATGAAAAGCCGGTGCCTACGGCAAAGAGTTGTTATTTGTTTGTAACCAAGTTTATACCGCGAAGCGCTTTGGATTTTTTGAAAATAGAGGGCGGCACCATAGCTCCTGAGTTCTCGGGCAGCAGCAACGTGACCGGTTATCCGGTTATCCGTTATGCCGAAGTGCTCTTGAACTGGATTGAAGCAAAGGCGGAACTTGCAACATTGGGCGGAACGGCGGTTATTCAGGATGACATTGATGTTTCTATCAATAAGATTCGCGAGAGACCGATAGCGCCCGAAGCGAAGAAGCTGGGAGTTACCCGCACTGCTGATATGGACCTCGCCGACCTTCCGGACGATCCCCGCAGAGATCCTTCTGTATCAAAACTGCTTTGGGAGATCAGGCGTGAACGTCGTATGGAGTTTGCATTTGAGTTCTCGCGTATTATCGATCTGAGACGTTGGGGCAAGTTGGAATACATGGATACTGAAAAGAATAAGGACTTGTTGGCAGGTACTTGGGTGAATTTTGCCGAAGAGGTGAGCGATGAGCTGAAAGATGAAAATAAGGGCAAAATCCGGGTAATGGACAAGCAGGGCAACTTCATCGTGTTCGACGGTAAGAACAAGGATAAGATGAAAGGTTTCTTCTATCCCGCAGAGAATTTGGGGAGATTGAAGTTCTTGAATGTTCCTAATGTCAATCCGTACCTTTCGCCTATCGGTACTAACCAGATTGCGGACTACCAAAGCAGAGGATATACGCTGACGCAGACCGAAGGCTGGCCTACCGGCTTGGAATAA
- a CDS encoding DUF4623 domain-containing protein translates to MYKLIRNIGFAVVSLGLGMASCDEDYPKSHIEPYDTELLSIKILNAGANGDKVVEGTIDEAKKTINFPRLDVETDFSALSIEAELSEGAALQSEVMDYSMDAETNEKTQVLRIINHNRYKDYLMKVRKRVPVFGADFEKPTVYNFSGDNIYSDFATNYTRCASYDGEHVLVVSRPTTPNFHTPHLLKVSDLKRGEIKPIMLDVTGVKGGTYDYNMGALINGHVYLSSLSGGKVSPFKIYYWETPTSNPEVIANINVGNIPGAGNRHGDNASYNIDENGNGFIFFGDNAATEFLKVPISGHKTVDIGNIKVLPSKSDATMVTNVYRVGDTDQYLWSGIRVPVTLVDESLGEKYKSKIAGEAVAPKVVTFNEERYLLVCTAGQGAASKASIALEVYDLTKGETIEDALKKFDEGENHNPIYQFKLGGSGNGNALAQTDYYIEKDENGKDAKLCLFASRTQSGFVICEFPIKQEEMD, encoded by the coding sequence ATGTATAAACTAATAAGAAATATTGGATTTGCAGTCGTATCACTGGGGCTTGGCATGGCTTCTTGTGATGAGGACTATCCTAAAAGCCATATAGAGCCTTATGATACCGAACTCCTTTCAATCAAAATACTTAATGCCGGAGCCAACGGTGACAAAGTGGTGGAAGGAACGATTGATGAAGCAAAGAAGACGATCAATTTCCCCCGTCTGGATGTGGAAACCGACTTCTCGGCTTTAAGTATAGAAGCCGAACTTTCCGAAGGAGCTGCATTGCAGAGCGAAGTAATGGATTATTCCATGGATGCGGAGACGAATGAAAAGACACAGGTGCTTAGAATTATCAATCATAACAGATACAAGGACTATCTGATGAAAGTCAGAAAAAGAGTTCCGGTATTTGGTGCTGATTTTGAAAAGCCGACGGTGTATAATTTTTCGGGAGATAATATTTATAGTGATTTTGCTACTAATTATACCCGATGTGCTTCGTATGACGGTGAACATGTATTAGTGGTCAGTAGGCCAACTACTCCTAATTTCCATACTCCCCATCTCCTTAAGGTTTCAGATTTGAAAAGGGGAGAAATCAAACCGATCATGTTAGATGTAACAGGTGTAAAAGGGGGAACTTATGACTACAACATGGGGGCATTGATTAATGGACATGTGTATCTTTCAAGTCTGTCCGGAGGTAAGGTTTCGCCTTTTAAAATTTATTATTGGGAAACGCCGACTTCTAATCCGGAGGTAATAGCGAATATTAACGTGGGAAATATTCCCGGAGCAGGGAACAGACATGGTGATAATGCCTCTTATAATATTGATGAAAACGGTAATGGCTTTATCTTCTTTGGAGACAATGCTGCTACTGAATTTTTAAAGGTTCCTATAAGTGGACATAAAACGGTTGATATTGGTAATATTAAAGTTTTACCTTCAAAATCAGATGCAACAATGGTGACAAATGTATATAGAGTCGGTGATACGGATCAGTATTTATGGTCAGGTATCAGAGTGCCTGTTACATTGGTTGATGAATCGCTTGGGGAAAAATATAAATCAAAAATAGCAGGAGAAGCTGTTGCTCCAAAGGTTGTTACATTCAATGAGGAACGCTATTTATTGGTTTGTACGGCTGGACAAGGAGCTGCTTCTAAAGCTTCTATTGCTTTGGAAGTTTATGATTTAACCAAAGGAGAAACCATCGAAGATGCATTGAAAAAGTTTGATGAGGGAGAGAATCATAACCCTATTTACCAATTTAAACTGGGGGGAAGTGGAAACGGAAATGCTTTAGCTCAGACGGATTATTACATAGAGAAAGATGAAAACGGGAAAGATGCAAAGCTTTGTCTATTTGCGTCGCGTACTCAATCCGGATTTGTTATCTGTGAATTCCCCATCAAGCAAGAGGAAATGGATTGA